In the Gemmatimonadota bacterium genome, TGAGATATTTCATAGCTCAGTCAAACTTTGATTCAATCATTTCGACGATATGATCCAGTGCGGTGCAGGCATCTTCACCTTCAACCCGCACCGTGATCACAGAATCCACTTCCGCCGCCAACATCATCACGCCCATAATGCTTTTGCCATTGATTGCCAGACCATCTTTTTCCAGTGTAATTTCAGAAGTAAATTTAGCCGCCGCCTGTACCAGCAAAGCCGCGGGTCTCGCGTGAATGCCCAGTTTATTTTTTACCGTAGCCCGTTGTTCCAGCATCGTGTATATCACCCATAATCAGAAACATTTGAAATTCAATCTTCAGCGATCAGTTGCAAAACCTGTTCTTCCCCGTGAATATGGCCTGCACCACCGGCCCTGGCACATGTTAATGCCGCACTTCCGCTGGCAAATTGCACACTGCGCGTCAGCGTCCATCCCTGCAAATACCCG is a window encoding:
- a CDS encoding HPr family phosphocarrier protein, translating into MLEQRATVKNKLGIHARPAALLVQAAAKFTSEITLEKDGLAINGKSIMGVMMLAAEVDSVITVRVEGEDACTALDHIVEMIESKFD